The Verrucomicrobium spinosum DSM 4136 = JCM 18804 DNA segment GAACTTGAAGTAGTCACGGAATTTCTCGGGGAATGCTCGCCGGTAGCCCAACGCAGTGGTGTGCCCTCCCACAACGCGGTCTTGCGATTCTTTGAGGGCGTTTTCAATTGAGGTGCCAGCACACTTTGGCACGTGCACAAAGATGGCTCGCAAGTGGTCATAGATCTGAGGATTGGGATAGACCATGTAAAGTGCCTGGGAGTGAAGTTCATTGGCGCTGCCAGGTGGCCGCGCGGATGTGATAGCCGTAGCGACGCTCGCCAACACCATCACCACACCGTTCGTTGTCAAATATGTCTGGATCGAGTATTCTGATGCAAGCTACGTCGGCCTGCCTGGATAGGAGCGATTCGTAAAATGCACCCAGGGCTAGAGGACCTGTGTGGCGCAAGACTGGTGTGTTGTCTGGCAGGGCCAGCATGAAGTCCACCGCTTCCAGCCAGAATTCCTTGCCGGGGGTCGCGGCCATCCACGCATTGCCGAGGAAGGACCACTTCTTGACGCGAGCTTGGGTGGACTGGTAGAAATACAATTCAGACTCGTCTTCAAACAAGTTGTCGATGCAGTCGGTGAAGACGAAATCGAGATCTGCATACACACCGCCAAAACGGTGCAGGATGAAGTAGCGAGCCACGTCAACTTTCTTGATGGGCTTGTTCAATGCCTTCCAGCGTTCATAGTACGCGGAGTAGCACTCGCGGATGAAGCTGTCTAGGTCATCATCGGTCCAGAATCTGTATTGCCAGTGTCCCAGATGGGTTCGTATTGAGGCCTGGGACCGCTTGAAAATCCAGAAGGTAATCTCGTTGACCTTCCAAGTCTGATGAATCACCTGAGGAACCATGATCTTAAAGCGAGTACACGGTCTTTTTCATCCACCCCTGCGAGCGACTCACCGGCCACACTACCAGTCGAGCAGGGGAAGAGCCGGCCAAAAACTGGACTTGACGTTGTTGGACCGAACCGAGTGCCTCCAGACTATCGAAAGGGGCATCGTGCCGATACAGAACTTTTCCGTTTGCGTCCTCGATGCCAAAGTACACAAACTGAAGGTCATCCGCCAGGAGAACGTCTGTGGGCTGCCAACTGTAGGTTAGAGTATAGTTGCGCGCGAATTGCTGAGCCCACTCGGGCTCCGTCGAGAATGTGCTGGGCGGCTCCTTCCCCGCGATGGTGTCGTTATGCAGGAGTCGGTCTGCGAAGTTGATTCCAGCATAGATTTCATAGTCGCGATGACTGCGAACTGAACCCAGACCGAAACGTCCCAACTCCACTTCGTTCTCTTCCTCCTTCAGCAGCTTTCGCAAACGTCTTTTGCTCACGACATCGCGTTCATGCCAGGCAGCTCCTACCAGCTCTTTGTTGGCAGTGGTGTGATCATCCCAGTGCTTGACCCTGCCTTTACGAGTGTATTCGTGCCAGACCAAAGTGCGGTGGGGATGAAACAGGTCATATCCGAGCGTGTAGGATCGGATGCTTAGGCTGATTTCATCTCCAGCGAAATACAAGTTGGGATCGTAGGCATACTCTTCACAGTGCTGGCCGATCGTGAAAAAGTAGTGTCCCGAAACAAATCTGGCCCGGACTGGGCCGGTGAGGTCGCGCCAATTTGGGATAAGATGGGGGCGAAACAGGATAGTGCCCGACGGCGTGAAACGATCTGCGACCATTTTGAAGGGCTCGTTTCCTGCCTTTGTGTTGGTGGGAGGATCGTAGACGCCGGCATAGGTGGTCAGAATGGGCTTGCGACTTCCAATCGACTCCAGGTCGGATAGAAGCTTGCGGTCCCACTCTTTCTCAAAACGATGGTGTGAGTCGAGTTGTAGGGTGAAAGATTCGCCTTCATACATTTTCTGGATCCGAGAGCGAGCCCAACACAGCCCCTTGCTCTCCTGCCATGGGACTTCATCTATTCTGAAGTTTGACCTGGTCTTCCATTCATCGAGTCTTCGATCTTCGCTGTCACTTTGCCAGCAGATCCCAAAAGTGAGATTGTTCTTATACTTGGCTTTTGAAATGCAATCCTCCAAGGTAGGAATGAGTTCAGGATCCCGATATGCTGCGATTTGCACGTAAATCATAGGCTCAACGTGAAAAACTTTTCGTCTGACGGAACCCTAGCAATCGGATGATTGAATGTCGAAAAAAAATGATCTTCCCGTAAGAGATTCTTTAGAACCGGTTGGGTGCGGGCAACTAGTGGCTATTGAAGGCGCTCAAGGTTTTGGCATGACATGCGCTTGACCCTTTATACCAGTGAGCGGTAGGATGTCAGCGAATGTCACCTCCCGACTCTGCAACGGCAAAGAACCTTGCGATCAGCGCTGGTATCGTCCTCGTGGCGTCGGTGGTGGCTGTCTTCGGATGGGGTATGTTCAAATTCCTTGAGGGTTCGAAAACGGACTATTGGCGTCGGGACTATGCTCCAACTGCCGCTGACCTTGCCAGATTTGCTGAACAGCGCTATCCATCGTCAATTCACCGGGTGTTTGAGGTGGGGCATTCATCGCGGGTCAACGGAGATGGAGAGTCCCTGACGATCTGCAGCTATGATCCCGCAGACTCCGAGGCGTTCATATCGGTGATCATGGCTGGAAACGGCTGGGCCGAAGGACTTCCCAAGGACTCGCATTGGCGAAACACGCTGGAGCGCGATGCCCCGCGGCACCTGTGGATTACTGCCTCAGACGTGCCTGAGGACTTTGTTCACGCGGTCAAGGGGCCGAATGAACTGACCTGGCGACTGGTCAACCACAAGAGGGGTATTGTTTACCTCTATACCTCACCCATATGAAAGTTTTTTTAATAATACACAGACACCATAACGATGAACCAGTTGTCACTAAGTGAGTATCTGCGCCGTCCCATCGAGGACGTGGCGGTTCTCGGACAAGAGCCAGAGTACTTTGAGAGAGAAGGTCTTCTGATCTTTACTGAGACTTGTGATGACCTTGATTTGGTACAAGATAGCGCTATTTACAGATAGCAAAGGGCAAGCTTTTGGGATTAAACGCTATCGAAATTGCCCAAGTTCCGGGGTGTTTTTGCTAGCGGAAAAAAATCACACTCTCTCCCTTCATGAGCAGATTGAAGGGGTGTTGCAACTACTTGGTTTAAGTGGTGAAAGCGTAGTTTGGGCGCGAGAGGATGCCGATTGGCCAACTGATGGTTGCGGTAGACAATAAAACG contains these protein-coding regions:
- a CDS encoding glycosyltransferase family 32 protein, encoding MVPQVIHQTWKVNEITFWIFKRSQASIRTHLGHWQYRFWTDDDLDSFIRECYSAYYERWKALNKPIKKVDVARYFILHRFGGVYADLDFVFTDCIDNLFEDESELYFYQSTQARVKKWSFLGNAWMAATPGKEFWLEAVDFMLALPDNTPVLRHTGPLALGAFYESLLSRQADVACIRILDPDIFDNERCGDGVGERRYGYHIRAATWQRQ
- a CDS encoding GlcNAc-transferase family protein — its product is MIYVQIAAYRDPELIPTLEDCISKAKYKNNLTFGICWQSDSEDRRLDEWKTRSNFRIDEVPWQESKGLCWARSRIQKMYEGESFTLQLDSHHRFEKEWDRKLLSDLESIGSRKPILTTYAGVYDPPTNTKAGNEPFKMVADRFTPSGTILFRPHLIPNWRDLTGPVRARFVSGHYFFTIGQHCEEYAYDPNLYFAGDEISLSIRSYTLGYDLFHPHRTLVWHEYTRKGRVKHWDDHTTANKELVGAAWHERDVVSKRRLRKLLKEEENEVELGRFGLGSVRSHRDYEIYAGINFADRLLHNDTIAGKEPPSTFSTEPEWAQQFARNYTLTYSWQPTDVLLADDLQFVYFGIEDANGKVLYRHDAPFDSLEALGSVQQRQVQFLAGSSPARLVVWPVSRSQGWMKKTVYSL